Below is a genomic region from Plasmodium cynomolgi strain B DNA, scaffold: 1624, whole genome shotgun sequence.
TCCCcgctttttacttttgccttttcgttGATGAGCAACTGGTGAGTGCACTcctgaattatttttgcgtccTCTAGGTTTGTTGTGAACGCTGTGTCGTTGTGGCTATTGGCTGTGCTGTCCCCACGATTGGCTACGACGCTGCACATACCGTTCTTCATGCTGCCGCTCATGCCACGTACCTAGCACCCATCATGCTCGACTAGCACACTCAACATGGGGTGGTTCAGAacgaaatgcaaaatatattcgtCCTGGGCGTTGAAGGCCTTCTACAGAATGCTCTTGTcgaattcgtttttcttcagtaGGTCGATTCTGTTGGCTTCCTTGTACAGGAGTatttgcttcccccacgtTTCTCCCTGGACATTTAAAGTAGCACCACCGATACCCTGCCTACTGTCTCCATTGCCCAAGTTGCTACCGTGATCATCAGAGAAAAGGCTCCCGAAAAAATACATcgagtttattttattttaggCATGGAAACTTAGCTGGTATCCG
It encodes:
- a CDS encoding hypothetical protein (putative), translated to MYFFGSLFSDDHGSNLGNGDSRQGIGGATLNVQGETWGKQILLYKEANRIDLLKKNEFDKSILVVANRGDSTANSHNDTAFTTNLEDAKIIQECTHQLLINEKAKVKSGESEGEAIIQIREIGLNYFGNLFEDATTSG